TTCATTGTGAATCTTATGAAGACTGTATGAAGCGAGCAGATAACAGCTCTGTTGTTTATTGCGATCCGCCCTATGCGCCGCTGTCGTCAACGGCGAATTTTACGGCCTATCATACGAATAGCTTTAGCCAGGAACAGCAGGAGTTGCTGGCTAAAAAGGCGGAATCGCTGGTGAAAAAGCGTATTCCTGTGCTTATCTCAAACCATCGCACGCCGCTCACTCAGGAGTGGTATAAAAATGCCGCTGAGATGCATATTGTGAAGGTTCGACGCAGCATCAGCAGTAACGGTGGTACACGTAAGAAGGTGGACGAGCTTCTGGCTCTGTACCGTCCGCCCAAGACAAAATAAATTTCAAGGAGATGCGGATGAAGCAGTATTTGATTGCCCCTTCGATTCTGTCGGCTGATTTTGCCCGTTTGGGTGAAGATACCGCCAACGTGTTGGCCGCAGGTGCCGATGTTGTGCACTTTGACGTAATGGACAACCACTATGTGCCGAATCTGACCATCGGTCCAATGGTACTGAAATCGCTGCGAAATTACGGTATCACCGCGCCGATTGATGTGCATTTGATGGTCAAGCCTGTTGACCGCATCATCCCTGATTTTGCTGCTGCGGGCGCTAGCATCATTACTTTCCACCCGGAAGCTTCTGAGCACGTCGATCGTACTTTACAACTCATCAAAGAAAATGGCTGTAAAGCCGGTCTGGTGTTTAACCCAGCCACGTCCCTGAGCTATCTCGATTATGTGATGGATAAACTGGACGTCATTCTGCTGATGTCGGTGAACCCAGGCTTTGGTGGCCAGTCTTTTATTCCGCACACCCTTGATAAACTGCGTGAAGTTCGTCGTCGTATTGATGAATCTGGCTACGACATTCGTCTGGAAGTTGATGGCGGCGTGAAAGTGAACAATATTGCCGAGATTGCCGCAGCCGGTGCGGATATGTTTGTTGCCGGGTCGGCGATTTTCGATCAGCCGGACTATAAAAAAGTGGTTGATCAAATGCGCAGCGAATTAGCGAAGGTTAGCCATGGATAAGTTGCAAACCATTCGCGGCGTGGCGTTTGACCTTGACGGCACGCTGGTGGACAGCGCGCCTGGGCTGACTGCTGCCGTCGATAACGCGCTTTACGCCCTGGAGCTGCCGATGGCCGGGGAAGCGCGTGTCATCACCTGGATTGGTAACGGAGCTGATGTTCTGATGGAGCGCGCCCTGACCTGGGCTCGCCAGGAACGCGCAACGCTGCGCGCCTCGCAGGGTAAACCTTCTGTTGATCATGACGATATCCCCCAGGCTGAGCAGTTGACGGTTTTGCGTAAGTTGTTCGATCGCTACTATGCAGAAGTGGCCGAAGAGGGGAGCTTTTTGTTCCCGGCGGTTGCCGATACGCTCGGCGCGCTGCACGCAAAGGGCTTGCCGTTAGCGCTGGTAACCAACAAGCCAACGCCGTTTGTCGCGCCTATTCTTGACGCGCTGGACATCGGCAAATATTTTACCGTCGTGATTGGCGGTGATGATGTAAAAAACAAGAAACCACACCCGGATCCACTGCTTCTGGTCGCGGAAAAACTGGGGCTGGCGCCTGCTGAGCTGCTGTTCGTTGGTGACTCACGCAATGATATCCAGGCTGCGAAAGCCGCAGGCTGCTACTCAATCGGTCTGACATATGGCTACAACTATGGCGAGTCAATTTCGCTGAGTGAGCCGGATTATATCTTTGACCAATTTAATGAACTCTTGCCCGCTTTCGGGCTACCGTACAGTGAAACTCAGGAATAGAAAATGACTAAGCCCATCGTTTTTAGTGGCGCACAGCCCTCAGGTGAATTGACCATTGGCAACTACATGGGTGCGCTGCGTCAATGGGTAAACATGCAGGACGATTACCACTGCATTTACTGCATCGTTGACCAGCACGCGATTACCGTCCGCCAGGATCCACAACAGCTGCGTAAGGCGACGCTGGATACGCTCGCGCTATACCTGGCCTGTGGTATCGACCCGAAGAAAAGCACCATTTTTGTTCAGTCCCACGTGCCAGAGCATGCGCAACTGGGCTGGGCGCTGAACTGCTACACCTATTTCGGCGAACTGAGCCGTATGACTCAGTTCAAAGACAAGTCATCACGCTACGCCGAAAACATTAACGCCGGCCTGTTTGACTACCCGGTGCTGATGGCTGCCGACATCCTGCTGTATCAGACCAATCAGGTTCCGGTCGGTGAAGACCAGAAACAGCATCTGGAGCTGAGCCGCGATATTGCCCAGCGCTTCAACGCTATTTATGGCGATGTGTTTAAAGTCCCTGAGCCGTTTATTCCGAAATCTGGCGCTCGCGTGATGTCGCTGCTGGAGCCGACCAAAAAGATGTCCAAGTCAGACGATAACCGTAACAACGTGATCGGCCTGCTGGAAGACCCGAAATCGGTAGTGAAAAAGATCAAACGTGCGGTGACTGATTCCGATGAGCCACCCGTTGTGCGCTACGACATCCAGGACAAAGCGGGTGTTTCCAACCTGTTGGATATCCTCTCTGGCGTAACGGGTCAGAGCATCCCTGAGCTGGAGCAGCACTTTGAAGGCAAAATGTACGGCCACCTGAAAGGCGAAGTCGCCGATGCGGTATCCGGCATGCTAACCGAACTGCAGGAGCGCTATAACCGTTTCCGCGACGATGAAGCTTTCCTGAATCAGGTGATGAAAGAGGGCGCGGAGAAAGCCAGCGCTCGCGCTTCTGTTACGTTGAAGGCGGTCTACGAAGCGATTGGTTTCGTCGCTAAGCCTTAATCTATCTGATGGTTGCCGTCATATCCAAAGCCGGGTGCAATGCATCCGGCTTTTTAATTTGTGATAGCTGTCGTGATTTGATTATTTGCTCCTTGTTAATTATCTTCAGTTTAGTGAAGATATAAATATTCAATTTAGTGAAGATTATAGATGCGTCGGACATTCATTAAAAAAGAGGGCATGGCACTAACGACCCTGGCTCGTTATTTGCTGGGCGAGCAGTGCGGTAATCGCCTGAAAACGATTGATGAGTTAGCGGGGGAGTGCGGCTCTTCCGTTGGGCTGACTCAGGCGGCGTTAAAAACGCTGGAGTCTTCCGGGGCCATTCGAATCGAACGCCGCGGGCGCAACGGCAGTTACCTGGTTGAGATGGATAACAAGGCCCTATTGGCGCATATCGATATCACCAACGTCGTTTGCGCAATGCCTCTGCCCTATACGCGATTGTATGAGGGGCTGGCGAGCGGGCTGAAAGCGCAGTTTGAAGGTATACCTTTTTACTATGCGCATATGCGCGGCGCGGACATTCGCGTGGAGTGCTTACTTAACGGTGTTTACGACATGGCGGTGGTTTCGCGCCTGGCGGCAGAAAGTTATTTAGCTCAGAGCGGGCTGCGGATGGTAATGGCCCTTGGGCCGCACAGCTATGTTGGTGAGCACCAGCTGATTTGCCGGAAAGGCGCAATCGATTCGGTGCGGCGAGTGGGGCTTGATAACCGCTCGGCGGACCAGAAAATTATGACCGAAATTTATTTTGCCAATAGCGACGTAGAGCGCGTCGACCTCTCTTATCACGAGAGTCTAAGTCGCATCGTCAAAGGCGAAATTGACGCTGTTATCTGGAACGTCACCGCTGGCGCGGAGCTGGCCATGTTAGGGCTGGAAGCCCTGCCGTTAAGTGATGACCCGCGTTTTTTGCAGGCGACTGAGGCGGTAGTGTTGGCCAGGGCAGATGATTACCCGATTCAACATTTGCTACGTGCAGTCGTTGATAAACAGGCGCTATTAGCTCATCAACAACGGGTGGTGAGCGGAGAGCAAGAGCCAAGCTATTAACATTAAGGCAGTGACTATGGAAAACAGGCTCAACTTGCTGTGTGAGGCAGGGATTATCGACCAGGATATTTGTCGCGGAATGATGCAGGTCGTCCGCCAGCTGGACGAGCAGTGGCATCTTCCCGTCTTTAGCGAGCAGGGAGAAATCGCGATAACTCATATGGCAAATGCGCTGATGCGCAGCCGCCGCGGTGAGGTTATTGAGCCGCTGGATGAGGAGTTCATGGCAGAGATAACCAGTTCGGCTTATTGGGATGAGATTCATCAATTGCATCAGGTGATGATGCAGGAATTTGACGTCACTCTACATGCTAATGAAAAAGGTTATTTGCTGGCTAACTGGTATGGGTTGTGGGGAGCGGCGCAGCAGGCCGTGTGAAGAATATTGGGAATTGGCGCTATGCGACTTAAATATTCAAAAAAATGAATATTTAAAAAAGGAATAAAAGCAGAGGCAAGTAAATGTTTATTAAAGCATTACAACGGCAGAACCCGGCGCTGATTGCGACGGCGCTCCGCTTCTGGCAGCAAGGGCTTATCGCCCCGGATAGCTGGGTTATTGATGTCGATCAGGTGCTGGAAAATGGCAAGCTGCTGCTGAAGACCGCGCAGCAATATGGAATCAGCCTGTACTTGATGACCAAGCAGATTGGTCGAAATCCGTGGCTGGCAGAAAAGCTGTTGGCGCTGGGGTATCAGGGCATTGTTGTTGTGGATTACAAAGAGAGTCGGGTGATGCGCCGGGCCGGCTTGCCCGTTTCCCATCAGGGCCATCTGGTGCAAATCCCTTCCGCGCAGGTAGCGGGTGCGGTAGAGCAGGGTACCGAAGTTATTACCCTGTTCTCTCTGGAGAAAGCTCGGCAAGTTTCTGCGGCGGCGGTAGCAAGCGGTCGGACGCAGGCGGTCATGCTTAAGGTCTATGGCGAGAGCGATTTCCTCTATCCGGGACAGGAGAGCGGATTCGCGTTGGCTGAGCTGGACAACGTGGTGGCTCATCTTCGCAGCCTGCCAGGTATTGAACTGACCGGGCTCACCCACTTCCCTTGCCTGCTGTGGAATGACGAACAGGAAAAAATTCTGCCAACGCCGAATTTCCGCTCTTTGCTCGCCGCCAGAGACAAGCTCGAAAGTCTCGGCGTGACGGTTCAGCAACTGAATGCGCCTTCGGCAACCAGCTGCAGCTCTCTGCCGCTACTGGCGGAGTTTGGCGTCACCCACGCTGAGCCGGGGCATGCGCTGACCGGTACCATCCCCGCCAACCAGCAGGGAGATCAACCGGAGCGTGTTGCCATGCTGTGGCTGAGTGAAATTTCCCACCATTTTGCCGGGCAAAGCTATTGCTACGGCGGCGGCTATTATCGGCGTGGTCATGCTAAGCATGCGCTGGTATTCGCTCCGGCCAGCCAAAACGCCCAACTGGCGCAGCTTAACGCGGTAGATGACAGCAGCATTGATTACTACCTGCCGCTGGAAGGTGAGTTCCCGATCGGCAGCGCGGCAATCTTCTGTTTCCGCACGCAGATTTTCGTTACCCGTAGCGACGTGGTGCTGGTTGCGGGTATTCAAAGCGGTAACCCTGAAATCGTTGCCCGCTACGACAGCCTTGGCAACGTACTGGAGGACTAATGGCGCGATTTGTGGTGTTGGTGATAGATAGCTTTGGCGTCGGCGCGATGGCCGATGTTCCCGAAGTGAGGCCGCAGGATATCGGTGCGAATACCTGTGGACATATC
This Klebsiella sp. RHBSTW-00484 DNA region includes the following protein-coding sequences:
- the rpe gene encoding ribulose-phosphate 3-epimerase; its protein translation is MKQYLIAPSILSADFARLGEDTANVLAAGADVVHFDVMDNHYVPNLTIGPMVLKSLRNYGITAPIDVHLMVKPVDRIIPDFAAAGASIITFHPEASEHVDRTLQLIKENGCKAGLVFNPATSLSYLDYVMDKLDVILLMSVNPGFGGQSFIPHTLDKLREVRRRIDESGYDIRLEVDGGVKVNNIAEIAAAGADMFVAGSAIFDQPDYKKVVDQMRSELAKVSHG
- the trpS gene encoding tryptophan--tRNA ligase, producing the protein MTKPIVFSGAQPSGELTIGNYMGALRQWVNMQDDYHCIYCIVDQHAITVRQDPQQLRKATLDTLALYLACGIDPKKSTIFVQSHVPEHAQLGWALNCYTYFGELSRMTQFKDKSSRYAENINAGLFDYPVLMAADILLYQTNQVPVGEDQKQHLELSRDIAQRFNAIYGDVFKVPEPFIPKSGARVMSLLEPTKKMSKSDDNRNNVIGLLEDPKSVVKKIKRAVTDSDEPPVVRYDIQDKAGVSNLLDILSGVTGQSIPELEQHFEGKMYGHLKGEVADAVSGMLTELQERYNRFRDDEAFLNQVMKEGAEKASARASVTLKAVYEAIGFVAKP
- a CDS encoding PRD domain-containing protein, translating into MENRLNLLCEAGIIDQDICRGMMQVVRQLDEQWHLPVFSEQGEIAITHMANALMRSRRGEVIEPLDEEFMAEITSSAYWDEIHQLHQVMMQEFDVTLHANEKGYLLANWYGLWGAAQQAV
- the gph gene encoding phosphoglycolate phosphatase, which encodes MDKLQTIRGVAFDLDGTLVDSAPGLTAAVDNALYALELPMAGEARVITWIGNGADVLMERALTWARQERATLRASQGKPSVDHDDIPQAEQLTVLRKLFDRYYAEVAEEGSFLFPAVADTLGALHAKGLPLALVTNKPTPFVAPILDALDIGKYFTVVIGGDDVKNKKPHPDPLLLVAEKLGLAPAELLFVGDSRNDIQAAKAAGCYSIGLTYGYNYGESISLSEPDYIFDQFNELLPAFGLPYSETQE
- a CDS encoding YhfX family PLP-dependent enzyme; this encodes MFIKALQRQNPALIATALRFWQQGLIAPDSWVIDVDQVLENGKLLLKTAQQYGISLYLMTKQIGRNPWLAEKLLALGYQGIVVVDYKESRVMRRAGLPVSHQGHLVQIPSAQVAGAVEQGTEVITLFSLEKARQVSAAAVASGRTQAVMLKVYGESDFLYPGQESGFALAELDNVVAHLRSLPGIELTGLTHFPCLLWNDEQEKILPTPNFRSLLAARDKLESLGVTVQQLNAPSATSCSSLPLLAEFGVTHAEPGHALTGTIPANQQGDQPERVAMLWLSEISHHFAGQSYCYGGGYYRRGHAKHALVFAPASQNAQLAQLNAVDDSSIDYYLPLEGEFPIGSAAIFCFRTQIFVTRSDVVLVAGIQSGNPEIVARYDSLGNVLED
- the yhfZ gene encoding GntR family transcriptional regulator YhfZ, with the translated sequence MRRTFIKKEGMALTTLARYLLGEQCGNRLKTIDELAGECGSSVGLTQAALKTLESSGAIRIERRGRNGSYLVEMDNKALLAHIDITNVVCAMPLPYTRLYEGLASGLKAQFEGIPFYYAHMRGADIRVECLLNGVYDMAVVSRLAAESYLAQSGLRMVMALGPHSYVGEHQLICRKGAIDSVRRVGLDNRSADQKIMTEIYFANSDVERVDLSYHESLSRIVKGEIDAVIWNVTAGAELAMLGLEALPLSDDPRFLQATEAVVLARADDYPIQHLLRAVVDKQALLAHQQRVVSGEQEPSY